GATTAAACATGGACCTTTCATATAATGTTGTAGCTGCAAGTGAGTTCAATTACATTGGCGAACCCTTCTGAGCTCAATAATACATTAAAACAGACTGTGCTACGCAGATGGCCAAGTACCAAGAGGTCCGTTGTAAAGATCTCGGTCAAAGAGTGCCTCCCCAAAAGATTACAATGATGTTAACATAGGCCTTCCATAGTGTGTTTTGAAGAACCAGGCTGGCGACTGGAATCAAATATGTCGACCTGAAGGTCGTGCTCTCGCTGCTTGTGCCGACGCTTCGTAAATCCCTGTCGCTTCTTTTGTTCCTTCGTGATAGTTATTAACAGTTGGGCTATAGCGTTCCGCACCTAGCTGAACTCAAAGCTTCTTGCGCCGAGCAGATAGCTACCTACCGGCAGTGTCTTGAAAAGCACGCTTCTCAACCCGATGAAGTTATCTCAGAAAACTGCGGTGGATTGATGAAGACGCTGTGGGAGTGCACCGAGAAGACCGTCGCTAGCATCGAGAAGCGTGAAGCTGGTGAGAAGAAGTCGGTCTAAAAGCAAACATATGCGTGATTACTGTCTTGTAACAGAGAAGGTCTTTAACATCACCATTTTATCATGACATTGCATTATCGTATCAAACCTATGGCCACGTCCTTCTCGGGAAGCTTGAGGTCTTCTCGGATATGTGGGCTGACAGTCCCATCGCATCAGAATAAAAGCAACCTCGACTCTCAGCAATAACCGGTG
The sequence above is drawn from the Cryptococcus gattii WM276 chromosome N, complete sequence genome and encodes:
- a CDS encoding Hypothetical protein (Similar to SGTC gene model, INSD accession EAL17245.1; CNBN0720), whose product is MDLSYNVVAANCATQMAKYQECVLKNQAGDWNQICRPEGRALAACADASVPHLAELKASCAEQIATYRQCLEKHASQPDEVISENCGGLMKTLWECTEKTVASIEKREAGEKKSV